In Chitinophaga oryzae, the sequence AATTCTGCATTCAGGCGGTAGAAACATCTGAAGTGCTGGCTATCAGCGTGGCTGACCGCGAAACGATGCTGGCACGTTTTCCGAAGATGGAACGTTATTTCCGGCTGGTACATCAAAAGGCACATGCCGCGGCGCAGTACCGGACCCGTTACCAGGGCGACTATTCCAAGGAAGAGCTATATCTTCATTTCAGCCGCAATTTCCCTGAGTTCGCACAACGGGTGCCGCAACACCTGCTGGCGTCTTACCTGGGCCTTACGCCCGAATATCTCAGCGAACTGAGGGCCAGACGTATTTCTTAAACGGGTTTAAGTTTTGCCGGAAGAAGGCGTTGTATTTTTGTGAAGTAACAAAAAATAACAGCCATGAGTCAACGTCTCAACATGAAAAAACTGATTCCCGAAGGATATAAAGCCATATTGGCTATGGATACGTTTCTGTCCGCCAGCCCGCTGAAAAAATCCCATAAGGACCTGATCGATATACGTACTGCGCAAATCAACGGCTGCGCTTATTGTATGGATATGCATAACCGTACCGCGTTGCAGCATGGCGAGTCGCTGCAGCGGTTGTTCGTATTAAGCGGTTGGCGCGAGGCCGGACTCTTCAGCGATGAAGAAAAAGTAATATTGGCCATGACAGAAGAGATTACGCTGATCCATCAGCATGGGCTGAGCGAAGAAACGTATCAGCTGGCTTTGCATCATTTTGACGAAACATATATTGCATATCTGATCACAGCAATTCTCTCCATCAACGCCCTGACCAGGGTAGGGGTCAGCACGCATATGCGGGTGCCGGTGGTGGCTGCCGAACATAAGCAGTAAATGCGTGGCGGCAAGCCTGTCTTTTACTTTTACTGATTTTTCAATCAGAAGTACAAAAAAAATAGCTTGCCGGCAGCCGACATTTGTGGTTATAAACAGCCCGAATGTATGAGCACCCGCAGAACATTTATTAAACAAACAAGCGCCGCAGGCGCACTCGGCGTTTTACCCTTTACCCATCTCTGGGCTAACGGTCAGCAAACGAAAACCATCGATAATACTTCCCGGTGGGCAGATGGTTCCCGGCTGGTGGTGTCCGTATCCATGCAGTTTGAAGCCGGCGGTCAGCCGGACAATGCAGAAAGTCCTTTTCCGCAAAACATGCAGCAGGGCTACCGCGATCTGCCGGCATCCACCTGGTACCAGTATGGTTATAAGGAAGGTATTCCCAGGATGCTGGACAACTGGGACCAGCTGGGCATCAAAGTGACTTCCCACATGGTAGGCACCGCCGTGCTGAATCATCCGGAGCTGGCGAAGGAGATCGTGCGCCGCGGCCATGAAGCGGCTGCCCACGGCATGAACTGGAGTTCGCAGTACAATCTCTCCTACGAAGCGGAGAAGAAGTTCATTAAAGACGGAGCCGACGCGGTAGAAAAGGTGACGGGCGTAATGCCGGTCGGCTATAACGCCAACTGGTTGCGCCGGGGAGAGAA encodes:
- a CDS encoding carboxymuconolactone decarboxylase family protein; the encoded protein is MSQRLNMKKLIPEGYKAILAMDTFLSASPLKKSHKDLIDIRTAQINGCAYCMDMHNRTALQHGESLQRLFVLSGWREAGLFSDEEKVILAMTEEITLIHQHGLSEETYQLALHHFDETYIAYLITAILSINALTRVGVSTHMRVPVVAAEHKQ
- a CDS encoding polysaccharide deacetylase family protein; the protein is MSTRRTFIKQTSAAGALGVLPFTHLWANGQQTKTIDNTSRWADGSRLVVSVSMQFEAGGQPDNAESPFPQNMQQGYRDLPASTWYQYGYKEGIPRMLDNWDQLGIKVTSHMVGTAVLNHPELAKEIVRRGHEAAAHGMNWSSQYNLSYEAEKKFIKDGADAVEKVTGVMPVGYNANWLRRGENTLKILQELGFIYHIDDLSRDEPFVIQVNQHDFAVVPYTLRCNDILLIEGKNFSAGQFVEQVKMEFDQLYAESAQRRRQMSISFHDRIGGTPQMVKAARDIIRYIQDHRGVSFKRKDEIAKMILQDKTAVRE
- a CDS encoding Crp/Fnr family transcriptional regulator codes for the protein MSVVFKQHVRKLVDVSEEELTAILSFFETVTPAKKVRLLEEGKVCRYDYFVVKGCLRLFFVNNKGVEKTIQFAIENWWIADYTSLQLQIPSEFCIQAVETSEVLAISVADRETMLARFPKMERYFRLVHQKAHAAAQYRTRYQGDYSKEELYLHFSRNFPEFAQRVPQHLLASYLGLTPEYLSELRARRIS